One Amycolatopsis sp. NBC_00355 genomic window carries:
- a CDS encoding zinc-dependent alcohol dehydrogenase family protein codes for MRAAIIDRPGEIRVGEVPDPKPGERQVVIKVGACGICGTDLHIADGHFPPTPYPIVPGHEFAGEIVELGDDVPGGWEIGDRVAVDPSLFCGYCGPCRSGHGNLCANWNATGDTVDGAFAEFVAVPSANCYRMPDTMTWEQGALVEPVSCAVHGVRRVGVEAGERFLVVGAGTMGLIMQQLLQRAGAHVTVVDRNKDRLPRASRLGAVATAADVGELNGEKFDVAVDCTGAAPAIEAAFDSIRRGGRLLVFGVAPAEARVALSPFRIYNDEITVVGSMAVLNSYGTALDLVAGGAINTGELLTDRLPLEQYPDALAKMRSGAGLKVQVLPGGGRA; via the coding sequence ATGCGTGCCGCCATCATCGACCGGCCCGGCGAGATCAGGGTCGGCGAGGTGCCCGATCCGAAACCAGGGGAACGACAGGTCGTCATCAAGGTGGGCGCGTGCGGCATCTGCGGCACCGACCTGCACATCGCCGACGGCCACTTCCCGCCGACGCCGTACCCGATCGTCCCCGGTCACGAGTTCGCCGGGGAGATCGTCGAGCTCGGCGACGACGTGCCGGGCGGGTGGGAGATCGGCGACCGCGTCGCCGTCGACCCGTCCCTGTTCTGCGGCTACTGCGGCCCGTGCCGCTCCGGCCACGGCAACCTCTGCGCGAACTGGAACGCCACCGGTGACACCGTCGACGGCGCCTTCGCGGAGTTCGTCGCCGTCCCGTCGGCCAACTGCTACCGGATGCCCGACACGATGACCTGGGAGCAGGGCGCGCTGGTCGAGCCGGTTTCCTGCGCGGTGCACGGCGTGCGCCGCGTCGGCGTCGAAGCCGGAGAGCGCTTCCTCGTCGTCGGCGCCGGCACCATGGGCCTGATCATGCAGCAGCTGCTGCAGCGCGCCGGCGCCCACGTCACCGTGGTCGACCGCAACAAGGACCGGCTGCCGCGGGCGAGCCGGCTGGGCGCCGTCGCCACCGCGGCCGACGTCGGCGAGCTGAACGGCGAGAAGTTCGACGTCGCCGTCGACTGCACCGGCGCCGCCCCGGCCATCGAAGCCGCTTTCGACTCGATCCGCCGCGGCGGCCGGCTGCTCGTCTTCGGCGTCGCACCGGCCGAAGCCCGCGTCGCGCTTTCGCCGTTCCGCATCTACAACGACGAGATCACCGTCGTCGGCTCGATGGCCGTGCTGAACAGCTACGGCACCGCGCTCGACCTCGTGGCCGGCGGCGCCATCAACACCGGCGAGCTGCTCACGGACCGGCTGCCACTGGAGCAGTACCCGGACGCGCTCGCCAAGATGCGCAGCGGCGCCGGCCTCAAGGTGCAGGTACTCCCGGGAGGTGGCCGTGCGTAA
- a CDS encoding GH12 family glycosyl hydrolase domain-containing protein, whose amino-acid sequence MTPVRNCGSPDFTTSDPDGGWSTGGYYVHNNMWNSDEAGPETLRACAYNNWYVDSTQPSTTSVKTYPNVHKDINDQNGKPFNDYSVISSKFAGRGPGTGIYDVAYDLWLNGVGDGKGVTEVMVWTENLKQQPSGDKVGTYSAGGHTYDVWADDDGYIAFVSQATQYSGAVDLKAMIAWGIGKGFIPPNPTVNQIGYGIEFCSTGGGKARFTLTDFSVTMS is encoded by the coding sequence GTGACGCCGGTCCGCAACTGCGGCAGCCCGGATTTCACCACGAGCGACCCCGACGGCGGCTGGTCGACGGGCGGCTACTACGTCCACAACAACATGTGGAACTCCGACGAGGCCGGCCCGGAAACGCTGCGTGCGTGCGCGTACAACAATTGGTATGTGGATTCCACCCAGCCGTCGACGACGTCGGTGAAAACCTATCCGAACGTGCACAAGGACATCAACGACCAGAACGGAAAGCCGTTCAACGACTATTCGGTGATCAGCTCGAAGTTCGCCGGCCGCGGCCCGGGCACGGGCATCTACGACGTCGCGTACGACCTCTGGCTCAACGGCGTCGGCGACGGCAAGGGCGTGACCGAGGTGATGGTCTGGACGGAGAACCTCAAGCAGCAGCCGTCGGGCGACAAGGTCGGGACGTACTCGGCGGGCGGCCACACGTACGACGTCTGGGCGGACGACGACGGCTACATCGCGTTCGTGTCCCAGGCGACGCAGTACTCGGGCGCGGTGGACCTGAAGGCGATGATCGCCTGGGGCATCGGCAAGGGCTTCATCCCGCCGAACCCCACGGTCAACCAGATCGGCTACGGCATCGAGTTCTGTTCCACAGGCGGCGGCAAGGCGAGGTTCACGCTGACGGACTTCTCGGTGACGATGAGTTAG
- a CDS encoding beta family protein: MDAHDSIATLVALRAKGGELTALRALSHPDQVRQVQPLLQFDPHGSAPASQLDAIEAAVRDLRRLGRHVMLDASEVAGLPAFGTGPTGALGQMTDRLADPVDLLDGPGPIAFIPVVRSDAAEQPAVALGRLCHELGAGCAFRVRSATAGRDNIERIIERLDLDTDRIDLILDLQYLDKATTSQLDEAAAILAVFAELGEFRSVSLLSGSIPRTLAQTSTWEQPRTEETLWANLVRAAAADLRLGDYGTVHPIPGGGFRSNHVAMKYTCPDHWLYSRERMPEPDDRAADSPRAGAFRIVCRHLIESDNFAGPDFSWGDREIHEAATGRGRGFGDSSKPVALATSHHLAYLAGRSAA; the protein is encoded by the coding sequence GTGGACGCTCATGACAGCATCGCAACCCTGGTCGCCTTGCGCGCGAAAGGCGGCGAGCTGACCGCGTTGCGAGCACTTTCGCACCCCGATCAGGTCCGGCAGGTCCAGCCGTTGCTCCAGTTCGATCCCCACGGCAGCGCTCCGGCGAGCCAGCTGGACGCGATCGAAGCTGCCGTCCGCGACCTGCGACGCCTCGGCCGGCACGTCATGCTGGATGCGTCCGAGGTCGCGGGCCTGCCGGCGTTCGGGACCGGGCCGACCGGCGCGCTCGGCCAGATGACCGACCGCCTGGCCGACCCGGTGGACCTCCTCGACGGGCCGGGTCCGATCGCGTTCATCCCCGTGGTCCGCAGCGACGCCGCGGAACAGCCGGCCGTCGCACTGGGCCGCCTGTGCCACGAGCTCGGGGCCGGCTGCGCGTTCCGCGTCCGGTCGGCCACAGCGGGGCGCGACAACATCGAACGGATCATCGAGCGGCTCGACCTCGATACCGACCGGATCGACCTGATCCTCGATCTGCAGTACCTCGACAAGGCGACAACGTCGCAGCTCGACGAAGCCGCGGCCATCCTGGCCGTGTTCGCGGAACTCGGCGAGTTCCGATCCGTGAGTTTGCTGAGCGGTTCGATCCCACGGACTCTCGCACAGACCTCGACGTGGGAGCAGCCCCGAACCGAGGAAACCCTCTGGGCGAACCTGGTCCGAGCGGCCGCCGCGGACCTTCGGCTGGGTGACTACGGCACAGTGCACCCGATTCCTGGCGGCGGCTTCCGCAGCAACCACGTCGCCATGAAGTACACCTGTCCGGACCACTGGCTCTATTCGCGGGAGCGGATGCCGGAACCGGATGACCGCGCCGCCGATTCACCACGTGCCGGTGCGTTCCGGATCGTGTGCCGGCACCTGATCGAGTCGGACAACTTCGCCGGGCCGGACTTCTCGTGGGGCGACCGCGAGATCCACGAGGCCGCCACCGGCCGGGGTCGAGGCTTCGGTGACAGCAGCAAGCCCGTCGCGCTGGCGACCTCGCACCACCTGGCCTACCTGGCCGGCCGCAGTGCGGCTTGA
- a CDS encoding ABC transporter substrate-binding protein gives MAVRKLLTLLAATSLLATGCAGAGSVGTGNSTLVIAIVSNPQMKDAISLAPEFEKATGITLKFVSLPENQARAKITASTATEGGEFDVVMISNYEAPQWAANGWLENLEPHMAATPGYDEGDFIPSIKQSLSYQNQMYAVPFYGESSFLAYRKDLFQKAGLTMPAKPTWQQVADFAAKLDDKANGVAGICLRGKPGWGESLAPFSTVANTFGAQYFDKDWNAKLTSPEFKDAANFYVNLIRDHGEVGASSAGFSECGTRYTQGNAAMWYDATVMAGTNEDPSSSKIVGKSGYAPAPVVKTQASGWLYTWALGIPKVAKDKDAAWKFMAWMTDKAYVQKVGATYGWNRVPPGVRQSTYDIPDYAKAAQAYAKPTLDGIADANQEKAMANPVPYPGIQFVGIPEFQDLGTRVSQQLSAAIAGRESVDDALKQSQDYARTVGDSYKAVQ, from the coding sequence GTGGCCGTGCGTAAGCTGCTCACCCTCCTCGCCGCGACGTCCCTGCTGGCCACCGGCTGTGCCGGCGCCGGCTCGGTCGGCACCGGTAACTCGACGCTCGTCATCGCGATCGTGTCCAACCCGCAGATGAAGGACGCGATCTCGCTCGCCCCCGAGTTCGAGAAGGCCACCGGGATCACCCTCAAGTTCGTCTCGCTGCCGGAAAACCAGGCCCGCGCCAAGATCACCGCGTCGACCGCCACCGAGGGCGGCGAGTTCGACGTCGTGATGATCAGCAACTACGAGGCCCCGCAGTGGGCGGCCAACGGCTGGCTCGAGAACCTCGAACCGCACATGGCGGCCACCCCAGGCTACGACGAGGGCGACTTCATCCCCAGCATCAAGCAGTCGCTGTCGTACCAGAACCAGATGTACGCGGTGCCGTTCTACGGCGAGTCGTCGTTCCTGGCCTACCGCAAGGACCTCTTCCAGAAGGCCGGGCTGACCATGCCGGCCAAACCGACGTGGCAGCAGGTCGCGGACTTCGCCGCGAAGCTGGACGACAAGGCCAACGGCGTCGCCGGCATCTGCCTGCGCGGCAAGCCGGGCTGGGGCGAGAGCCTCGCGCCGTTTTCCACGGTGGCCAACACCTTCGGCGCGCAGTACTTCGACAAGGACTGGAACGCCAAGCTGACGTCGCCGGAGTTCAAGGACGCCGCGAACTTCTACGTCAACCTGATCCGCGACCACGGTGAGGTCGGCGCCTCCAGTGCCGGGTTCTCCGAGTGCGGCACGCGCTACACGCAGGGCAACGCGGCGATGTGGTACGACGCCACGGTCATGGCGGGCACCAACGAGGACCCGTCGAGCAGCAAGATCGTCGGCAAGTCGGGGTACGCGCCGGCGCCGGTCGTCAAGACGCAGGCCAGCGGCTGGCTCTACACCTGGGCCCTCGGCATCCCCAAGGTGGCCAAGGACAAGGACGCGGCCTGGAAGTTCATGGCCTGGATGACCGACAAGGCGTACGTGCAGAAGGTCGGGGCGACCTACGGCTGGAACCGCGTCCCGCCGGGCGTGCGTCAGTCCACTTACGACATCCCCGACTACGCCAAGGCCGCGCAGGCCTACGCGAAACCGACACTCGACGGCATCGCGGACGCGAACCAGGAGAAGGCCATGGCGAACCCGGTGCCCTACCCCGGCATCCAGTTCGTCGGCATCCCCGAGTTCCAGGACCTGGGCACCCGGGTGAGTCAGCAGCTTTCGGCGGCGATCGCCGGCCGCGAGTCGGTCGACGACGCCCTGAAGCAGTCCCAGGATTACGCCCGGACAGTGGGCGACTCCTACAAGGCGGTGCAGTGA
- a CDS encoding cytochrome P450, which produces MTTVEEPVHQFPMTRTCPFSPPPAYQEIRDEEPITRVGLPDGGRAWVVSRHEDVRTVLNDRRFSADRQHPDFPQLVVGGFRRRGDERTMITMDAPEHGPARKAVLGEFTVRRMEALRPRIQEIVDGQIDALLAGPNPGDLVEALSLPVPSLVICEMLGVPYSQHDFFQTHTAKLIKRSTSPEERRAAFDTVRGYMEELIAEKEANPPDDLLGRQIVKLREDGTYRRASLAATGFLLLVAGHETTANMISLSTVALLRNPEQLAMLKADPGKTLDAVEELLRYWTIVDAATARLCVEDVELGGQLIRAGEGVLALGYAANRDPGAFENPDELDIDRGARHHVAFGFGPHQCLGQNLARMELQIVFDTLFRRIPSLKLAVPVEELPFKDDANIYGLYRLPVTW; this is translated from the coding sequence ATGACGACAGTCGAGGAGCCGGTCCACCAGTTCCCGATGACCCGCACGTGCCCGTTCTCGCCGCCGCCCGCCTACCAGGAGATCCGCGACGAGGAGCCGATCACCCGCGTCGGGCTCCCCGACGGCGGCCGGGCCTGGGTCGTCAGCCGGCACGAGGACGTCCGGACCGTGCTGAACGACCGGCGGTTCAGCGCCGACCGGCAGCACCCGGACTTCCCGCAGCTCGTGGTCGGCGGGTTCCGCCGCCGAGGCGACGAACGCACCATGATCACCATGGACGCGCCCGAGCACGGGCCGGCCCGCAAGGCCGTGCTCGGCGAGTTCACCGTGCGCCGGATGGAGGCGCTGCGGCCGCGGATCCAGGAGATCGTGGACGGGCAGATCGACGCGCTGCTGGCCGGGCCGAACCCCGGCGACCTCGTCGAGGCGCTGTCGCTGCCGGTGCCGTCGCTGGTGATCTGCGAGATGCTCGGGGTGCCCTACTCCCAGCACGACTTCTTCCAGACCCACACGGCGAAGCTGATCAAGCGCTCGACGTCGCCCGAGGAGCGGCGGGCGGCGTTCGACACCGTCCGCGGCTACATGGAGGAGCTCATCGCGGAGAAGGAGGCGAACCCGCCGGACGACCTGCTCGGCCGGCAGATCGTCAAGCTCCGCGAAGACGGCACCTACCGGCGTGCTTCGCTGGCCGCGACCGGCTTCCTGCTGCTGGTGGCCGGGCACGAGACGACGGCGAACATGATCTCGCTGTCGACGGTGGCGCTGCTCCGGAACCCGGAGCAGCTCGCGATGTTGAAGGCCGACCCGGGCAAGACGCTCGACGCCGTCGAGGAGTTGCTGCGCTACTGGACGATCGTCGACGCGGCCACCGCGCGGCTGTGCGTCGAGGACGTCGAGCTCGGCGGGCAGCTGATCCGGGCCGGCGAGGGTGTGCTCGCGCTGGGCTACGCGGCCAACCGCGACCCCGGAGCGTTCGAGAACCCGGACGAGCTGGACATCGACCGCGGCGCGCGCCACCACGTCGCGTTCGGCTTCGGGCCGCACCAGTGCCTCGGCCAGAACCTGGCGCGGATGGAACTGCAGATCGTCTTCGACACGCTGTTCCGGCGGATTCCGTCGCTGAAACTGGCAGTTCCCGTGGAAGAACTGCCGTTCAAGGACGACGCGAACATCTACGGGCTGTACCGGCTGCCGGTCACCTGGTAG
- a CDS encoding sugar-binding transcriptional regulator — protein MSTSKKQPSLTEAMLLATVARRFYVQGRSKLEIADEFDVSRFKVARMLDTARESGLVRVEFDLPAPVDLALSDEIRSAYGLDRALVLERSTEREPKEVVRARIGALAARLLEEIVTTDDILGLSWARSVNALAEAIRALARCPVVQLCGVQAGMDMRGRSVETVSRVTAVSGGDAYPIFGPLVLPDRRTTETLRRQPGITETFGQFRNLTKAVVSIGAWQPGESTVYDALDEAERAAIAARGATAEVAARLFDASGNALSTGLAHHVLAISHEELMAVPEVIALGYSKPKASAVDAVLRSGMVSTLITDAAAAVPLLALAAKNPPR, from the coding sequence ATGAGCACGTCCAAGAAGCAGCCGTCGCTGACCGAAGCCATGCTGCTCGCTACCGTCGCCCGGCGCTTCTACGTGCAAGGACGCTCCAAGCTGGAGATCGCCGACGAGTTCGACGTCAGCCGGTTCAAGGTCGCGCGGATGCTCGACACCGCAAGGGAGTCCGGACTGGTCCGGGTGGAGTTCGACCTGCCCGCACCGGTGGACCTGGCCCTGTCGGACGAGATCCGCTCGGCGTACGGCCTGGACCGGGCCCTCGTGCTCGAACGCTCAACCGAGCGGGAGCCGAAAGAAGTCGTCCGGGCCAGGATCGGCGCACTGGCCGCCCGGCTGCTCGAAGAGATCGTCACGACCGACGACATCCTCGGGCTTTCCTGGGCGCGTTCGGTGAACGCGCTGGCCGAGGCGATCCGGGCCCTGGCGCGCTGCCCGGTCGTCCAGCTCTGCGGCGTGCAGGCCGGGATGGACATGCGCGGCCGCTCGGTCGAGACGGTCAGCCGCGTGACGGCGGTGTCCGGCGGCGACGCCTACCCGATCTTCGGCCCGCTCGTGCTCCCGGACCGCCGCACGACCGAGACCCTGCGACGCCAGCCGGGCATCACCGAGACGTTCGGCCAGTTCCGGAACCTGACCAAAGCCGTGGTCAGCATCGGCGCGTGGCAGCCGGGCGAGTCGACCGTCTACGACGCGCTGGACGAGGCGGAGCGAGCGGCGATCGCGGCCCGCGGCGCGACGGCGGAGGTGGCGGCGCGCCTGTTCGACGCGTCCGGCAACGCGCTGTCGACCGGCTTGGCCCACCACGTGCTGGCGATCAGCCACGAGGAGCTGATGGCGGTGCCGGAGGTGATCGCTTTGGGTTACAGCAAGCCGAAAGCGTCGGCGGTGGACGCCGTGCTGCGGTCGGGCATGGTCTCGACCCTCATCACCGACGCCGCCGCGGCGGTCCCGCTCCTGGCCTTGGCCGCGAAGAACCCGCCGCGCTGA
- a CDS encoding cytochrome P450 produces MTEVAEPTTSATGEEVFPLVRSCPFAPPPAYGKLREAGPVQRVGLQSGQEAWAITRLEDVRQMLTDPRFSSDRFNPGFPILTKQGRPVRRSNFTASLINMDPPRHGAARREVVGEFTVKRMKALQPRIQQIVDEHIDAILAGSKPADLVTALSLPVPSLVICELLGVPYADHDFFQVRSSTLLNRDVEQDERIKALDELQSYLDQLVTKKETEPADDLLSRQIAKQREEHGEADHDSLVSLAFLLLIAGHETTANMISLGTVALLENPDQLELIKNDPGKTLDAVEELLRYFTIAEFATSRVATEDLEIGGQLIREGEGVLGLSYSGNRDPEAFDNPDELDLERGARHHVAFGFGPHQCLGQNLARMELQIVFDTLFRRIPELKLAVPVEQLPFKHDSSIFGLYCLPVTW; encoded by the coding sequence ATGACCGAAGTCGCCGAACCCACCACGAGCGCGACCGGGGAAGAGGTCTTCCCGCTCGTGCGCAGCTGCCCGTTCGCGCCGCCACCGGCGTACGGGAAGCTGCGCGAAGCAGGCCCCGTCCAGCGCGTCGGGCTGCAGTCCGGTCAGGAGGCCTGGGCGATCACCCGGCTCGAGGACGTCCGGCAGATGCTGACCGACCCGCGGTTCAGCTCCGACCGGTTCAACCCGGGCTTCCCGATCCTGACCAAGCAGGGGCGCCCGGTGCGGCGGAGCAACTTCACCGCGTCGCTGATCAACATGGACCCGCCGCGGCACGGCGCGGCCCGGCGCGAGGTCGTGGGTGAGTTCACGGTCAAGCGGATGAAGGCGCTCCAGCCGCGCATCCAGCAGATCGTCGACGAGCACATCGACGCGATCCTGGCCGGCTCGAAGCCCGCCGACCTGGTCACCGCGCTGTCGCTGCCGGTGCCGTCGCTGGTCATCTGCGAGCTGCTCGGTGTCCCGTACGCCGACCACGACTTCTTCCAGGTCCGCAGCTCGACGCTGCTCAACCGGGACGTCGAGCAGGACGAGCGGATCAAGGCCCTCGACGAGCTGCAGAGCTACCTCGACCAGCTGGTCACCAAGAAGGAGACCGAGCCGGCCGACGACCTGCTCAGCCGCCAGATCGCCAAGCAGCGCGAGGAGCACGGCGAAGCCGACCACGACTCGCTCGTCTCCCTGGCGTTCCTGCTGCTCATCGCCGGGCACGAGACGACGGCGAACATGATCTCGCTCGGCACCGTCGCGCTGCTGGAGAACCCGGACCAGCTCGAGCTGATCAAGAACGACCCGGGCAAGACGCTCGACGCCGTCGAGGAGCTGCTCCGGTACTTCACGATCGCCGAGTTCGCGACGTCGCGCGTCGCCACCGAGGACCTCGAGATCGGCGGCCAGCTGATCCGCGAGGGCGAGGGCGTGCTCGGCCTCAGCTACTCCGGCAACCGCGACCCGGAGGCGTTCGACAACCCGGACGAGCTGGACCTGGAGCGCGGCGCGCGCCACCACGTCGCGTTCGGCTTCGGGCCGCACCAGTGCCTCGGCCAGAACCTGGCCCGGATGGAGCTGCAGATCGTGTTCGACACGCTCTTCCGCCGCATCCCGGAGCTGAAGCTGGCCGTGCCGGTCGAGCAGCTGCCGTTCAAGCACGACTCGTCGATCTTCGGTCTGTACTGCCTGCCCGTGACCTGGTGA
- a CDS encoding carbohydrate ABC transporter permease — protein sequence MSTLSVETPTSHTHAKAAEKKGLSTAAKRRLPLLPALLFVVAVTQLPFLLTVFYSFQSWNLVRPGSRHFVGLDNYIDVFSDTTFLVALLNTVLLTVVCVLVALLLGLGLAILLDRKFMGRGFVRTLLITPFLILPAAGALLWKTTMFDPTYGLLHFVFGTDTDWLSQFPLASVMAQIVWQWTPFMMLLILAGLQSQSKEVLEAASVDGASRWRTFVSITLPHLSRFLQLATLLGAIYIVNSFDAIFLMTQGGPGVSSTNLPYYIYQRAFEGFDVGQSSAMGVIVVILTMIVATFALRLMFRTFSVDGGIK from the coding sequence ATGTCCACGCTCTCCGTAGAAACCCCCACCTCTCACACCCACGCGAAGGCCGCGGAAAAGAAGGGACTGAGCACCGCGGCCAAGCGGCGCCTGCCGCTGCTGCCGGCGTTGCTCTTCGTCGTCGCCGTGACGCAGCTGCCGTTCCTGCTGACCGTGTTCTACTCGTTCCAGTCCTGGAACCTGGTCCGGCCGGGTTCGCGGCACTTCGTCGGCCTGGACAACTACATCGACGTCTTCAGTGACACGACGTTCCTGGTCGCGCTGCTGAACACGGTGCTGCTGACCGTGGTCTGCGTGCTCGTCGCGCTGCTGCTCGGCCTCGGCCTGGCGATCCTGCTGGACCGGAAGTTCATGGGCCGCGGTTTCGTCCGCACGCTGCTGATCACGCCGTTCCTGATCCTGCCGGCGGCCGGCGCGCTGCTGTGGAAGACGACGATGTTCGACCCGACCTACGGGTTGCTGCACTTCGTCTTCGGCACCGACACCGACTGGCTTTCGCAGTTCCCGCTGGCTTCGGTGATGGCCCAGATCGTGTGGCAGTGGACGCCGTTCATGATGCTGCTGATCCTGGCCGGGTTGCAGAGCCAGTCCAAAGAGGTCCTGGAAGCCGCTTCGGTCGACGGCGCGAGCCGCTGGCGGACGTTCGTCTCCATCACCCTGCCGCACCTGTCGCGGTTCCTGCAGCTGGCGACGCTGCTGGGCGCGATCTACATCGTGAACAGCTTCGACGCGATCTTCCTGATGACGCAGGGCGGGCCGGGCGTGTCCAGCACCAACCTGCCGTACTACATCTACCAGCGCGCGTTCGAAGGCTTCGACGTCGGCCAGTCGTCGGCGATGGGCGTGATCGTCGTGATCCTGACGATGATCGTCGCGACCTTCGCGCTGCGCTTGATGTTCCGGACGTTCTCGGTGGACGGAGGCATCAAATGA
- a CDS encoding ferredoxin: MKIIADTGKCVGAGQCVLTEPALFDQSEDDGTVIVLDDQPQGELIEKAREAVHVCPSQALSLEE; this comes from the coding sequence ATGAAGATCATCGCGGACACCGGCAAGTGCGTCGGCGCGGGTCAGTGCGTGCTCACCGAGCCCGCGCTGTTCGACCAGAGCGAGGACGACGGCACGGTCATCGTGCTCGACGACCAGCCGCAGGGCGAGCTGATCGAGAAGGCCCGTGAAGCGGTGCACGTCTGCCCCAGCCAGGCCCTCTCCCTGGAGGAGTGA
- a CDS encoding carbohydrate ABC transporter permease, which produces MTTLETRPSTAGTAAPARKPKRKLGPGALTVVTWVIAILFVFPLLWMILTAFKQESDAYTDPPKLFFSPTFDQIANVLKGGFLPYVANSAFVTVISTLLVLLLGIPAAYALSLAPVKKTSNALGFFLSTKMLPIVAAIIPLYIISQNTELLDTVWALIILYTSMNLPLAIWMMRSFFLEVPHEMIEAGRIDGANLPTLLRRIIMPVVAPGIAATALICVIFSWTEFFYAVNLTAARAGTVPVFLVGFITSEGLYWAQLSAAALLASLPVMIVGWFAQNHLVRGLSMGAVK; this is translated from the coding sequence ATGACCACCCTGGAGACCCGCCCCTCGACGGCCGGCACCGCGGCTCCCGCCCGCAAGCCGAAGCGCAAGCTCGGCCCGGGCGCGCTCACCGTCGTCACCTGGGTGATCGCGATCCTGTTCGTCTTCCCCTTGCTGTGGATGATCCTCACGGCGTTCAAGCAGGAGTCCGACGCCTACACCGACCCGCCGAAGCTGTTCTTCAGCCCGACGTTCGACCAGATCGCGAACGTCCTGAAGGGCGGGTTCCTGCCCTACGTGGCGAACTCGGCGTTCGTCACGGTGATCTCGACGCTCTTGGTGCTGCTGCTCGGCATCCCGGCGGCGTACGCGCTGTCGCTGGCGCCGGTGAAGAAGACGTCGAACGCGCTGGGCTTCTTCCTCTCGACGAAGATGCTGCCGATCGTCGCGGCGATCATCCCGCTGTACATCATCTCCCAGAACACCGAGCTGCTGGACACGGTGTGGGCGTTGATCATCCTCTACACGTCGATGAACCTGCCGCTGGCCATCTGGATGATGCGGTCGTTCTTCCTCGAAGTGCCGCACGAGATGATCGAGGCCGGCCGGATCGACGGCGCGAACCTGCCGACGCTGCTGCGCCGGATCATCATGCCGGTGGTCGCGCCGGGGATCGCGGCGACCGCGCTGATCTGCGTGATCTTCTCCTGGACCGAGTTCTTCTACGCGGTCAACCTGACGGCGGCGCGCGCCGGCACCGTGCCGGTGTTCCTCGTCGGGTTCATCACGAGCGAGGGCCTGTACTGGGCCCAGCTGTCCGCGGCCGCGCTGCTGGCTTCGCTGCCGGTGATGATCGTCGGCTGGTTCGCGCAGAACCACCTCGTCCGGGGCCTGTCGATGGGAGCGGTGAAGTAG
- a CDS encoding TetR/AcrR family transcriptional regulator, translating into MTADPETSLRADARRNRDQILAAAKSIFAASGAEVPMEEIARAAGVGVGTLYRRFPDRDALVRAVALDNFERVLIDARRIAAEETSPWNGLERLLRQSVELQLVVQLAMVSHRALVILKGDPEIHRLRDEILVVLDDFVRGAQAEGKLRADVGAGDVAILFATMLRQMHAKTDEVAAMAASRCVGIMIDGLSARPGTPLPGRPITSHDLDPESG; encoded by the coding sequence ATGACGGCAGACCCCGAGACCAGCCTGCGGGCGGACGCGCGGCGCAACCGCGACCAGATCCTGGCCGCCGCGAAGAGCATCTTCGCCGCGTCCGGTGCCGAAGTGCCGATGGAGGAGATCGCCCGGGCGGCCGGCGTCGGCGTCGGCACGCTCTACCGGCGGTTCCCGGACCGCGACGCCCTGGTCCGCGCGGTCGCGTTGGACAACTTCGAGCGGGTGCTGATCGACGCGCGCCGGATCGCCGCAGAGGAGACATCGCCGTGGAACGGGCTCGAGCGGCTGCTGCGGCAGTCGGTCGAGCTGCAACTGGTCGTCCAGCTCGCGATGGTGTCGCACCGGGCCCTGGTGATCCTGAAGGGCGACCCGGAGATCCACCGCCTCCGTGACGAGATCCTCGTGGTCCTCGACGACTTCGTCCGCGGCGCCCAGGCCGAGGGCAAGCTCCGCGCGGACGTCGGCGCGGGCGACGTCGCGATCCTGTTCGCGACGATGCTGCGTCAGATGCACGCGAAGACGGACGAGGTCGCGGCGATGGCGGCGAGCCGCTGCGTGGGCATCATGATCGACGGGCTGAGCGCGCGGCCGGGAACGCCGCTGCCGGGCCGCCCGATCACGTCGCACGACCTGGATCCAGAAAGCGGCTGA